From a single Raphanus sativus cultivar WK10039 chromosome 3, ASM80110v3, whole genome shotgun sequence genomic region:
- the LOC108845971 gene encoding uncharacterized protein LOC108845971: MCGHLYCKPCLSYVASTTMACPYDGYLVTETDAMPLVESNKVLADTIGKTVVYCLYRNSGCTWLGSLSASPLHDLRCAFGNSLVMCTRCGTKTGHLQWHEHVQVCPEMQNQWYQQPYQQDHGVAATTLTQDQWYQQPYQQYYQNVDGYSMHQQRLHRPSLAPQHQELYVKPAIHHGAQTHSPIEAQPLNVLPPASASLPQAYPSVISHPQTPSLTFPASQGLIKVQAQSHFQQLPDVHPPQPLPTMHRQQSSLPGHLTSDKYWRQMVRKYGRAPVPESTASYSSQRPLPKPSLPQQHTAAPTTDIVVHNQMHQGGHFQNQHLSLKSHLCPIGLEQRLQKHPQTFQPVTPILGFQQKMNHHSASASHVGSGPGAPSLPAVKEAYTCLGKQVMEENVGNGRKDRGKSIPVERQDTEDYPSLNGTPLLKHALLEKDGRRHFNTVVQQYLKTIHLSSEDVERSGAYSSGSWDRGFDEISPIRPSEEHEPDFEFRPASQPSTDLGYMQFRGGPRSPISEHLGMPSHGPIILNGLRLLDIEFMSKNTSQEFSGAGGSFPGNVGSSLNSKRKATGTVEGLDHLNSQTREHQHEWMDMDIVIKQEPRELNIASENSSPFGNPIKIEKED; the protein is encoded by the exons ATGTGCGGTCACTTATACTGTAAGCCATGTTTATCTTACGTCGCAAGCACCACTATGGCGTGCCCTTATGATGGTTACTTAGTCACGGAAACTGATGCAATG CCACTCGTGGAGTCAAATAAAGTGTTGGCTGATACTATTGGCAAAACCGTGGTGTACTGTTTATACCGAAACAGTGGATGCACATGGCTTGGCTCTCTGTCTGCTAGCCCATTACATGACTTGAGATGTGCATTCGGCAACTCTCTTGTTATGTGTACCAGGTGCGGAACTAAAACTGGGCACCTTCAATGGCATGAGCATGTTCAAGTTTGTCCT GAAATGCAAAATCAATGGTACCAACAACCATATCAGCAGGATCATGGTGTAGCTGCTACAACGCTGACTCAAGATCAATGGTACCAACAACCATATCAGCAGTATTACCAAAACGTTGATGGATACTCCATGCATCAACAACGGTTGCACCGTCCAAGTTTAGCTCCCCAGCATCAAGAACTCTATGTGAAGCCAGCAATTCATCATGGGGCTCAAACTCACTCTCCTATTGAAGCTCAACCTCTGAATGTACTTCCACCAGCTTCAGCTTCGCTACCCCAAGCTTACCCGTCAGTGATATCTCATCCGCAGACTCCATCACTGACATTCCCAGCTTCTCAAGGTCTCATAAAAGTCCAAGCTCAATCACATTTCCAACAATTGCCGGATGTTCACCCACCTCAACCTCTGCCTACTATGCACAGACAACAGTCTTCGTTACCAGGTCATTTAACAAGTGATAAATATTGGAGGCAAATGGTGCGTAAGTATGGAAGAGCCCCAGTCCCTGAAAGCACAGCTTCATATTCTTCACAGCGACCCTTGCCAAAACCTTCATTGCCACAACAGCATACGGCGGCGCCAACAACTGATATTGTAGTTCATAATCAGATGCATCAGGGAGGCCATTTCCAAAATCAACATCTATCACTGAAGTCTCATTTGTGCCCCATAGGCCTAGAACAAAGGTTACAGAAACATCCACAGACATTTCAGCCTGTTACTCCGATTCTTGGATTCCAACAAAAGATGAACCATCATTCTGCTAGTGCATCGCATGTAGGTTCCGGACCGGGTGCACCGAGCTTGCCAGCTGTGAAAGAGGCTTACACGTGTCTAGGTAAGCAAGTGATGGAAGAAAATGTTGGAAATGGCCGGAAAGACAGAGGGAAGAGTATTCCAGTAGAGAGACAAGACACTGAAGATTATCCTTCTCTGAATGGTACTCCACTACTAAAACATGCCTTATTAGAGAAAGATGGACGTAGACATTTTAACACTGTTGTCCAGCAGTACCTCAAGACTATTCACCTAAGCAGTGAAGATGTTGAAAGATCTGGAGCTTATTCTTCAGGATCATGGGATAGAGGCTTTGACGAGATATCACCGATTAGACCTAGTGAAGAGCATGAGCCAGATTTCGAGTTTAGACCTGCCTCTCAACCTTCCACTGACTTGGGATATATGCAGTTCAGAGGTGGACCGAGAAGTCCTATAAGTGAACACCTTGGGATGCCTTCTCATGGACCAATCATTCTTAATGGTCTTCGTCTTCTAGATATTGAGTTTATGAGTAAAAATACTTCGCAAGAATTTTCTGGTGCTGGTGGATCATTTCCA GGAAATGTGGGATCTTCTCTAAATTCTAAAAGAAAGGCTACAGGAACCGTTGAAGGTTTAGATCATCTAAACTCCCAGACCAGGGAGCACCAACATGAGTGGATGGATATGGACATCGTGATCAAGCAGGAACCAAGGGAACTTAACAT AGCTTCTGAGAATTCTTCTCCATTTGGTAACCCaatcaaaattgaaaaagaaGATTAG